The following are encoded together in the Nocardioides sp. Arc9.136 genome:
- a CDS encoding sucrase ferredoxin produces the protein MTTAPFRCSAASTGRGEEPAGTASTVRAFLLLEHAGPWGVDALRDARLPDGLGARIAAAAAAARVRPLLVRRPALTRDAGSGLRVFAASCLPQGTRLEAGTLADPHEVLDLDLASLRGGGSSGLDPHDGTVLAVCTHGRHDACCAELGRPVAAALAAVHPEETWEVSHIGGDRYAGNLLLLPDGLYYGRLDPAAALAVAAASTRGHLELDHLRGRTAYPMPVQAAEVALRRHLGETRRDAVRWVDRSVGGSATNRVTNAVFEVAGGVWSVRVRTVEGPPARLTCRATRENPTPRHEVEAVTPEDAG, from the coding sequence GTGACGACCGCGCCGTTCCGCTGCTCCGCGGCCAGCACCGGCCGCGGCGAGGAGCCCGCCGGCACGGCCTCCACCGTCCGCGCCTTCCTGCTCCTCGAGCACGCCGGGCCGTGGGGCGTCGACGCGCTGCGCGACGCCCGGCTGCCCGACGGGCTCGGCGCGCGGATCGCCGCGGCAGCGGCCGCGGCCCGCGTGCGACCACTGCTCGTCCGGCGCCCCGCGCTCACCCGCGACGCCGGCTCCGGACTGCGGGTCTTCGCCGCGTCCTGCCTGCCGCAGGGCACCCGCCTGGAGGCGGGGACGCTGGCCGACCCCCACGAGGTGCTCGACCTCGACCTCGCCTCGCTCCGCGGGGGCGGCAGCAGCGGCCTCGACCCGCACGACGGCACCGTCCTCGCGGTCTGCACGCACGGTCGCCACGACGCCTGCTGCGCCGAGCTCGGCCGGCCGGTCGCGGCCGCGCTCGCGGCCGTCCACCCCGAGGAGACCTGGGAGGTCTCCCACATCGGCGGCGACCGGTACGCCGGGAACCTGCTGCTCCTGCCCGACGGGCTCTACTACGGCCGGCTCGACCCCGCCGCCGCCCTCGCCGTGGCCGCCGCGTCCACCCGGGGCCACCTCGAGCTGGACCACCTGCGCGGGCGCACGGCGTACCCCATGCCGGTCCAGGCCGCCGAGGTCGCGCTGCGTCGCCACCTCGGCGAGACGCGGCGCGACGCCGTGCGCTGGGTGGACCGATCCGTCGGGGGCTCGGCGACGAACCGGGTGACGAACGCAGTGTTCGAGGTCGCCGGCGGGGTCTGGTCGGTCCGGGTCCGCACCGTCGAGGGACCGCCGGCCCGGCTCACCTGCCGTGCGACGCGCGAGAACCCCACGCCCCGGCACGAGGTCGAGGCGGTGACCCCGGAGGACGCCGGATGA
- a CDS encoding NAD(P)/FAD-dependent oxidoreductase: MSAPTTAVIGAGISGLTATKMLGDYGVPVTTFESSDRVGGNWAFGNPNGHSSAYRSLHIDTSKYQLSFKDFPMPEHYPDFPHHTDIKDYLDSYADAFGVRERIEFQNGVVHAERLPGGGWELQTQRGETRRFDLLVVANGHHWDPRTAQFPGEFTGESIHSHHYVDPWTPLHLMDKRILVVGLGNSAADITVELSQRVLRNEVTLSTRSSAWIVPKLMYGKPADMNYKTYPQLPLSWQRKVAQWGQRFTGSDPTNYGLPSPNHKFFEAHPTQSTELPLRLKSGDVTAKGNVARLEGGTVHFEDGTSGEFDVIVYATGYNLTFPFFDPDFISAPENRIDLYKRIIKPGLDDLLFAGFAQATPTLFPFVESQARLIAAYAVGEYAPPSVAEMQEVIRADDALYMGHMLDRPRHTHQLDYFVYEHQMRTKELPAGRERARRLGTPVLAGRAAQGTPGTAPTGTLAEPAVP, from the coding sequence ATGTCAGCCCCCACCACCGCCGTCATCGGCGCCGGCATCAGCGGCCTCACCGCCACCAAGATGCTCGGCGACTACGGCGTGCCCGTCACGACCTTCGAGAGCTCCGACCGGGTGGGGGGCAACTGGGCCTTCGGCAACCCCAACGGGCACAGCAGCGCCTACCGGTCGCTCCACATCGACACCTCGAAGTACCAGCTGTCCTTCAAGGACTTCCCGATGCCGGAGCACTACCCCGACTTCCCGCACCACACCGACATCAAGGACTACCTCGACAGCTACGCCGACGCGTTCGGCGTGCGTGAGCGCATCGAGTTCCAGAACGGGGTCGTCCACGCCGAGCGGCTGCCCGGTGGCGGCTGGGAGCTGCAGACGCAGCGTGGGGAGACCCGGCGCTTCGACCTGCTCGTGGTCGCCAACGGCCACCACTGGGACCCCCGCACCGCTCAGTTCCCCGGCGAGTTCACCGGGGAGTCCATCCACTCCCACCACTACGTGGACCCCTGGACGCCGCTGCACCTGATGGACAAGCGGATCCTCGTCGTCGGCCTGGGCAACAGTGCCGCCGACATCACCGTCGAGCTCTCCCAGCGGGTCCTGCGCAACGAGGTCACGCTCTCCACCCGCAGCAGCGCCTGGATCGTGCCGAAGCTGATGTACGGCAAGCCCGCCGACATGAACTACAAGACCTACCCGCAGCTGCCGCTGTCCTGGCAGCGGAAGGTCGCCCAGTGGGGCCAGCGGTTCACCGGCTCGGACCCGACGAACTACGGGCTGCCCTCGCCCAACCACAAGTTCTTCGAGGCCCACCCGACCCAGTCCACCGAGCTGCCGCTGCGGCTGAAGTCCGGCGACGTGACCGCGAAGGGCAACGTCGCCCGCCTCGAGGGCGGCACGGTCCACTTCGAGGACGGCACGTCGGGGGAGTTCGACGTCATCGTCTACGCCACCGGCTACAACCTGACCTTCCCGTTCTTCGACCCCGACTTCATCAGCGCGCCGGAGAACCGGATCGACCTCTACAAGCGGATCATCAAGCCGGGCCTCGACGACCTGCTCTTCGCGGGCTTCGCGCAGGCGACGCCCACGCTCTTCCCGTTCGTCGAGAGCCAGGCGCGGCTGATCGCGGCGTACGCCGTGGGGGAGTACGCGCCGCCGTCGGTCGCCGAGATGCAGGAGGTGATCCGCGCCGACGACGCGCTCTACATGGGGCACATGCTCGACCGGCCGCGGCACACCCACCAGCTCGACTACTTCGTCTACGAGCACCAGATGCGGACCAAGGAGCTCCCGGCCGGACGCGAGCGCGCCCGCCGCCTCGGCACGCCGGTGCTCGCCGGACGGGCCGCCCAGGGCACCCCGGGGACCGCGCCGACCGGGACGCTCGCGGAGCCGGCCGTCCCGTGA
- a CDS encoding glycosyltransferase: MSLRRPPAGSAVPGNRWDLAPARPGPRPTVTVVVTHYEQPRELARTLHALNRQTHPADRLEVVVADDGSGTAPEVPDGVRLVRQADEGFRAAAARNLGAAAGTGEVLVFLDADTTPEPGYVAALARLPHRLPEALVVGRRRHADLADVPVDAPVEVAGPAHELPAPAWLADGYVRTRDLRDADDTSYRYVLSAVAACSRWLHEEVGGFDETFRAYGGEDWEWAARAWRHGALLAHVPAAVAWHDGPDFADRPPRPDDRDRALAETLAVARRVSAPGAAPRGLLVGPADPVVTVADDLDPTGLVVALDSLLAALPSARVHLAPAAAALVAGDPRTTADPVDPVAADHAWHLHLDAAARGPAEAWRAVVARLAGPEPPGTLRLTGPDGTPLLTAHALRGVRRRRRWGRTDLAADAAEPAAALGLAPVPPTTSLEAHLGGWG, translated from the coding sequence GTGAGCCTGCGCCGACCACCCGCCGGCAGCGCGGTCCCCGGCAACCGCTGGGACCTCGCCCCCGCGCGCCCCGGCCCGCGGCCGACCGTCACGGTGGTCGTCACCCACTACGAGCAGCCGCGCGAGCTGGCCCGCACCCTCCACGCGCTCAACCGGCAGACCCACCCGGCCGACCGGCTCGAGGTGGTCGTCGCCGACGACGGGTCCGGCACCGCACCCGAGGTCCCGGACGGGGTGCGGCTGGTCCGCCAGGCCGACGAGGGGTTCCGGGCCGCCGCCGCACGCAACCTCGGCGCCGCGGCCGGCACCGGCGAGGTGCTCGTCTTCCTCGACGCCGACACCACCCCCGAGCCGGGATACGTCGCGGCGCTGGCGCGGCTGCCGCACCGGCTCCCCGAGGCGCTGGTCGTCGGGCGCCGCCGGCACGCCGACCTCGCGGACGTCCCGGTCGACGCCCCGGTGGAGGTCGCCGGGCCGGCCCACGAGCTGCCCGCGCCGGCCTGGCTGGCCGACGGGTACGTGCGGACCCGGGACCTGCGCGACGCCGACGACACCTCCTACCGCTACGTCCTCTCCGCCGTCGCCGCCTGCAGCCGCTGGCTGCACGAGGAGGTCGGCGGCTTCGACGAGACGTTCCGCGCCTACGGCGGCGAGGACTGGGAGTGGGCCGCCCGCGCGTGGCGGCACGGCGCGCTGCTGGCGCACGTGCCGGCCGCGGTCGCCTGGCACGACGGGCCCGACTTCGCCGACCGCCCGCCCCGGCCCGACGACCGCGACCGGGCGCTCGCGGAGACCCTGGCCGTGGCGCGGCGGGTGAGCGCGCCCGGGGCGGCGCCCCGCGGGCTGCTCGTCGGCCCGGCCGACCCGGTGGTCACCGTGGCCGACGACCTGGACCCGACCGGCCTGGTCGTCGCCCTGGACAGCCTGCTCGCCGCGCTGCCGAGCGCCCGCGTGCACCTCGCCCCCGCGGCAGCCGCGCTCGTGGCGGGCGACCCGCGGACCACCGCGGACCCGGTCGACCCGGTCGCCGCCGACCACGCCTGGCACCTCCACCTCGACGCCGCGGCCCGCGGTCCGGCCGAGGCCTGGCGGGCGGTGGTGGCCCGGCTCGCCGGCCCGGAGCCACCGGGCACGCTGCGGCTGACCGGCCCCGACGGCACGCCCCTGCTCACGGCGCACGCGCTGCGCGGCGTACGGCGTCGGCGGCGGTGGGGGCGCACCGACCTCGCCGCCGACGCCGCCGAGCCGGCCGCGGCGCTCGGGCTCGCGCCGGTGCCGCCGACCACCTCGCTCGAGGCGCACCTCGGCGGATGGGGCTAG
- a CDS encoding TetR/AcrR family transcriptional regulator encodes MSPAATRGDQRRAALLEALDHHLRDAGRDARLEDINVADLSRRAGVTRSAFYFYFENKAAAVAALMDEMEDDAWDAAGLLGGEGVMRDRVAAAIRTVVEGWRRRTHVHLAMLEARATSAAVRERWESRTASFVEVVAALVESERAAGLAPAGPSATAVATALLDLNDRTLERLVRAPDDADWDPHVDAVVHLWTSAIYGRTTPS; translated from the coding sequence GTGAGCCCCGCCGCCACCCGGGGGGACCAGCGCCGGGCCGCCCTCCTGGAGGCGCTGGACCACCACCTGCGCGACGCCGGCCGCGACGCCCGGCTCGAGGACATCAACGTCGCGGACCTCTCGCGGCGGGCCGGGGTCACCCGGTCGGCGTTCTACTTCTACTTCGAGAACAAGGCCGCCGCCGTCGCCGCCCTGATGGACGAGATGGAGGACGACGCCTGGGACGCCGCCGGCCTGCTCGGCGGGGAGGGCGTCATGCGCGACCGGGTCGCGGCTGCGATCCGCACCGTCGTCGAGGGCTGGCGGCGGCGCACCCACGTCCACCTCGCGATGCTGGAGGCCCGCGCCACCAGCGCCGCCGTCCGGGAGCGGTGGGAGTCGCGGACCGCGTCGTTCGTCGAGGTCGTCGCCGCCCTCGTCGAGTCCGAGCGGGCCGCCGGGCTCGCGCCCGCGGGTCCGTCGGCCACCGCCGTCGCCACCGCCCTGCTCGACCTCAACGACCGCACGCTCGAGCGCCTCGTCCGCGCGCCCGACGACGCCGACTGGGACCCCCACGTCGACGCCGTCGTGCACCTGTGGACCAGCGCCATCTACGGGAGGACCACCCCCTCATGA
- a CDS encoding helix-turn-helix transcriptional regulator: protein MTISRTLVGRDAELTETAVALGVLASPAQDQGPTPAGRVVLLSGDAGVGKTRLLTALRDLAVDRGWRVLAGHCLDLGDSALPYLPFSEVLGRLAADRPELVERVTAEQPVLLRLQPGRRVLGAGAGRAEGADRDETSALARGDLFEAVHALLGAAAEEAPVLLVVEDAHWADRSTRDLLSFLFGRPFGGRVAIVASYRSDDLHRRHPLRRQVAEWSRLQGVDRVALGPLPDAAVRELVAQLAPDGLDERALGAIVDRAEGNAFFVEELTSAASGSGDWVPADLADLLLVRLDRLGDAARRLVRTASAAGRKVSHEALEAASGLDPVAVDEGLREAVEMNVLVADDDTYSFRHALLGEAVYDDLLPGERVRLHGQYAEALREGRARGTAAELARHARLALDLDTALVASVRAGREATAVGGPGEAAHHYQQALELLADPRRGASADVDLSQLVVSAADALTQSGEPERAAALLREQLDRLPADASPLWRPRLLTAYAGVLLIIETDLDPAAVAAEAVALTPPGETPLRARVLANQAGVLGSLGRWDEAEPVGLDALALAERLDLPELASDAITTLSALKKSGPKEGLRAALVDAVDRAERTGAVHAELRGRFFLGRSYQDWGELDTAAEWFRGAMDRATAVGLPWAPYGFESRWQLALVDLVRGRWDSVLELTAVADGSAPPVPRAMLRTVRLLVLQGRGDEVGAQVRELRRFWEREGGVAIHAAELELVCAGRAGDPRAVLAAYADAVEVLGRIWHPWFTARIRLAATALRELAPALPRLATADRAVWVGEVERLHADGRAVLDRADPSVHWGPEGRAWAARLEAEALRARWLLGTGAPEQDALVGAWRATVAAFEEHGHAHELARSRAALAGVLRAVGDPAGAREEGDAARAAARRLGAQPLLDELRALGGTAARADEAPDALTAREAEILALVAQGRSNGEIGRQLFISTKTVSVHVSRILAKLGAAGRTEAAAIARRRGLVD from the coding sequence GTGACCATCTCCCGGACCCTCGTCGGCCGCGACGCCGAGCTCACGGAGACAGCCGTGGCGCTCGGCGTCCTGGCGTCCCCGGCGCAGGACCAGGGCCCCACGCCGGCCGGTCGCGTCGTGCTGCTGTCCGGGGACGCCGGCGTCGGCAAGACCCGCCTGCTCACCGCGCTGCGCGACCTCGCCGTCGACCGCGGGTGGCGGGTGCTGGCTGGCCACTGCCTCGACCTGGGCGACAGCGCGCTGCCGTACCTGCCGTTCTCGGAGGTGCTCGGCCGGCTCGCCGCCGACCGGCCCGAGCTCGTGGAGCGGGTGACCGCCGAGCAGCCGGTGCTCCTGCGGCTCCAGCCGGGGCGCCGGGTGCTGGGCGCCGGCGCTGGACGCGCGGAGGGTGCGGACCGGGACGAGACGTCCGCGCTGGCGCGCGGGGACCTCTTCGAGGCGGTCCACGCGCTGCTCGGCGCGGCGGCCGAGGAGGCACCGGTCCTCCTCGTCGTCGAGGACGCCCACTGGGCCGACCGGTCGACCCGCGACCTGCTCAGCTTCCTGTTCGGCCGGCCCTTCGGCGGCCGCGTCGCCATCGTCGCCTCGTACCGCTCCGACGACTTGCACCGCCGCCACCCGCTGCGCCGCCAGGTGGCGGAGTGGAGCCGGCTGCAGGGGGTGGACCGGGTCGCGCTGGGTCCGCTGCCCGACGCCGCGGTCCGGGAGCTGGTCGCGCAGCTCGCGCCGGACGGGCTCGACGAGCGCGCCCTCGGGGCGATCGTCGACCGCGCCGAGGGCAACGCCTTCTTCGTCGAGGAGCTCACCAGCGCGGCGAGCGGCTCGGGGGACTGGGTCCCCGCCGACCTCGCCGACCTGCTCCTCGTGCGGCTCGACCGGCTCGGCGACGCCGCCCGCCGGCTCGTGCGCACGGCCAGCGCCGCCGGGCGCAAGGTCTCCCACGAGGCCCTGGAGGCCGCCTCGGGACTGGATCCAGTGGCGGTCGACGAGGGCCTGCGCGAGGCCGTGGAGATGAACGTCCTGGTCGCCGACGACGACACCTACTCCTTCCGGCACGCGCTGCTCGGCGAGGCGGTCTACGACGACCTGCTGCCGGGCGAGCGGGTGCGGCTGCACGGGCAGTACGCCGAGGCGCTGCGCGAGGGCCGCGCCCGCGGCACGGCCGCCGAGCTGGCCCGGCACGCCCGGCTCGCCCTCGACCTCGACACCGCGCTCGTCGCGAGCGTCCGCGCCGGCCGGGAGGCCACGGCGGTCGGTGGCCCCGGGGAGGCGGCCCACCACTACCAGCAAGCCCTGGAGCTGCTCGCCGACCCGCGGCGCGGCGCCAGCGCGGACGTCGACCTCTCCCAGCTCGTCGTCAGCGCCGCCGACGCCCTCACTCAGAGCGGCGAGCCCGAGCGCGCGGCGGCGCTGCTGCGCGAGCAGCTCGACCGGCTGCCCGCGGACGCCTCGCCGCTGTGGCGGCCACGCCTGCTGACGGCGTACGCCGGGGTGCTGCTGATCATCGAGACCGACCTCGACCCCGCGGCGGTCGCGGCGGAGGCGGTCGCGCTCACGCCGCCGGGGGAGACCCCGTTGCGGGCGCGGGTGCTCGCCAACCAGGCGGGCGTCCTCGGCTCCCTCGGACGCTGGGACGAGGCGGAGCCGGTCGGGCTGGACGCCCTCGCCCTGGCCGAGCGGCTCGACCTGCCCGAGCTGGCCTCCGACGCGATCACGACCCTGTCCGCGCTGAAGAAGAGCGGCCCCAAGGAGGGCCTGCGCGCGGCGCTGGTCGACGCGGTCGACCGCGCCGAGCGGACCGGCGCCGTCCACGCCGAGCTGCGCGGCCGGTTCTTCCTCGGCCGGTCCTACCAGGACTGGGGGGAGCTCGACACCGCCGCCGAGTGGTTCCGCGGCGCGATGGACCGGGCCACCGCGGTCGGGCTGCCGTGGGCGCCGTACGGCTTCGAGTCGCGGTGGCAGCTCGCGCTCGTCGACCTCGTCCGGGGCCGGTGGGACTCCGTGCTGGAGCTGACCGCGGTCGCCGACGGGTCGGCGCCGCCGGTGCCCCGCGCGATGCTGCGGACCGTGCGGCTCCTGGTGCTGCAGGGGCGCGGCGACGAGGTCGGCGCGCAGGTCCGGGAGCTGCGCCGGTTCTGGGAGCGCGAGGGCGGCGTCGCGATCCACGCCGCGGAGCTCGAGCTGGTCTGCGCCGGCCGCGCGGGCGACCCGCGGGCGGTGCTGGCGGCGTACGCCGACGCGGTGGAGGTCCTGGGCCGCATCTGGCACCCGTGGTTCACGGCGCGCATCCGGCTGGCCGCCACGGCGCTGCGCGAGCTCGCCCCCGCCCTGCCCCGGCTGGCCACGGCCGACCGGGCGGTGTGGGTGGGCGAGGTCGAGCGGCTGCACGCCGACGGGCGCGCGGTGCTGGACCGGGCCGACCCGTCGGTGCACTGGGGGCCGGAGGGCCGGGCGTGGGCCGCCCGCCTGGAGGCGGAGGCGCTCCGCGCCCGCTGGCTGCTCGGGACCGGTGCCCCGGAGCAGGACGCCCTGGTGGGCGCGTGGCGCGCCACGGTGGCGGCGTTCGAGGAGCACGGGCACGCGCACGAGCTGGCGCGCAGCCGGGCGGCGCTGGCCGGCGTGCTGCGCGCGGTCGGCGACCCGGCCGGCGCGCGGGAGGAGGGCGACGCCGCCCGGGCCGCCGCCCGCCGGCTCGGGGCGCAGCCCCTCCTCGACGAGCTGCGGGCGCTGGGCGGGACCGCCGCGCGGGCCGACGAGGCCCCGGACGCCCTGACCGCGCGGGAGGCCGAGATCCTGGCGCTCGTCGCCCAGGGCCGCTCCAACGGGGAGATCGGGCGGCAGCTGTTCATCAGCACCAAGACGGTCTCCGTGCACGTCTCCCGGATCCTCGCCAAGCTCGGCGCCGCCGGCCGGACCGAGGCCGCGGCGATCGCCCGGCGCCGCGGCCTCGTCGACTGA
- a CDS encoding alpha/beta hydrolase, which yields MTSQTSQTSQPTQQTGQQAHEPRTVRHDVAFTSAGAELSGWHFPAAAGPGAELAGPAGRPVVVMAHGLAGTKDSGLEPYAAGLAAAGLDVLAFDYRGFGTSGGTPRQTVSMAGQLEDYRAAMTAAKGLDGVDPERIVLWGVSLAGGHVLAAGAGRDDVAAVVALTPLVDGLAAGRLALAHHKPSAMLRSTVEGFRSRVAGPRMMPVVARPGELGALTLDGCYEDYLAIAGPSWRNEVDATVGLELGGHRPGRHAKDVTCPLLVQIADFDRSAPPHAALKAAFEGRAEVRHYPCDHFDVYAGKQWFEAALAHQVAFLRRHLAPAA from the coding sequence ATGACCAGCCAGACCAGCCAGACCAGCCAGCCCACCCAGCAGACCGGCCAGCAGGCCCACGAGCCGCGCACCGTGCGGCACGACGTCGCCTTCACCTCCGCGGGCGCCGAGCTCTCGGGGTGGCACTTCCCGGCCGCCGCCGGACCCGGTGCGGAGCTTGCCGGCCCGGCCGGGCGGCCCGTGGTCGTCATGGCGCACGGCCTGGCCGGCACCAAGGACTCCGGGCTCGAGCCGTACGCCGCCGGCCTGGCCGCCGCGGGCCTCGACGTGCTGGCCTTCGACTACCGCGGCTTCGGCACCTCCGGCGGCACCCCGCGGCAGACCGTCTCGATGGCCGGCCAGCTCGAGGACTACCGCGCGGCCATGACCGCTGCGAAGGGGCTCGACGGCGTGGACCCCGAGCGGATCGTGCTCTGGGGGGTCTCGCTGGCGGGCGGCCACGTGCTCGCCGCCGGCGCCGGCCGCGACGACGTCGCGGCCGTCGTGGCGCTCACCCCGCTGGTCGACGGCCTCGCGGCCGGCCGGCTCGCCCTGGCCCACCACAAGCCCTCGGCGATGCTCCGCTCGACCGTCGAGGGCTTCCGCAGCCGGGTCGCCGGGCCGCGGATGATGCCGGTGGTCGCCCGCCCGGGCGAGCTCGGCGCGCTGACGCTGGACGGGTGCTACGAGGACTACCTCGCGATCGCCGGTCCGAGCTGGCGCAACGAGGTCGACGCGACCGTCGGGCTCGAGCTCGGCGGGCACCGACCGGGCAGGCACGCCAAGGACGTCACCTGCCCGCTCCTCGTGCAGATCGCCGACTTCGACCGCAGCGCGCCGCCGCACGCGGCGCTGAAGGCGGCCTTCGAGGGCCGGGCGGAGGTGCGCCACTACCCCTGCGACCACTTCGACGTCTACGCCGGCAAGCAGTGGTTCGAGGCGGCGCTCGCGCACCAGGTGGCCTTCCTGCGCCGGCACCTCGCGCCGGCCGCCTGA
- a CDS encoding cupin domain-containing protein, translating into MTDLAPTPDRNPALDLLSGDARTFLEKVWASRVHLHRTAPADLVGLLSLDDADHLLTSTAIRTPSVRLAQDGSVLAESTYTRSATLAGKPLTGLVDGRKALEAFAGGATVVLQGLHRYHPPLTRLVAQLELELGHPCQANAYLTPPGSQGFAVHSDSHDVFVFQTAGTKQWEVHGEDGPEEVLLEPGLSMYLPTGTPHAARAQDTVSLHVTIGINQLTWRGLVERAVRPLLAEVPDDHLPAGYLDDRAPLATGLADRLEALAARVREVDAGAAAAQEVRRFLTTRPPRVPGGLHDVLALDSLTDDTLLRRRAGHPCVLLPADGGRLEVLLGDRVLEVPARLAPALEGVRARAELRPADLADHLDPQSRLVLCRRLVREGLLEVLR; encoded by the coding sequence TTGACCGACCTCGCCCCGACGCCGGACCGCAACCCGGCGCTCGACCTGCTCAGCGGTGACGCCCGGACCTTCCTGGAGAAGGTCTGGGCGTCCCGCGTGCACCTGCACCGCACCGCCCCCGCGGACCTCGTCGGGCTGCTGTCGCTCGACGACGCCGACCACCTGCTGACCTCGACCGCGATCCGCACGCCGTCGGTGCGGCTGGCCCAGGACGGGTCAGTGCTCGCGGAGTCGACGTACACCCGCTCGGCCACCCTCGCCGGGAAGCCCCTCACCGGCCTGGTCGACGGCCGCAAGGCGCTCGAGGCCTTCGCCGGCGGCGCCACCGTCGTCCTCCAGGGACTGCACCGCTACCACCCGCCGCTGACCCGGCTGGTCGCCCAGCTCGAGCTGGAGCTGGGCCACCCGTGCCAGGCCAACGCGTACCTCACGCCGCCCGGCTCGCAGGGCTTCGCGGTCCACTCCGACTCCCACGACGTGTTCGTCTTCCAGACCGCCGGCACCAAGCAGTGGGAGGTCCACGGCGAGGACGGGCCGGAGGAGGTCCTGCTAGAGCCCGGCCTGTCGATGTACCTCCCGACCGGCACGCCCCACGCCGCGCGTGCCCAGGACACCGTCTCGCTGCACGTCACCATCGGCATCAACCAGCTCACCTGGCGCGGCCTCGTCGAGCGCGCGGTGCGCCCGCTGCTCGCCGAGGTCCCCGACGACCACCTGCCCGCCGGCTACCTCGACGACCGGGCGCCCCTGGCCACCGGCCTCGCGGACCGGCTCGAGGCGCTGGCCGCCCGGGTCCGTGAGGTCGACGCCGGGGCCGCGGCGGCGCAGGAGGTACGGCGCTTCCTCACCACCCGCCCACCGCGGGTGCCCGGCGGGCTGCACGACGTGCTCGCGCTCGACTCCCTCACCGACGACACCCTGCTGCGGCGACGGGCGGGCCACCCCTGCGTGCTGCTGCCCGCCGACGGCGGGCGGCTCGAGGTGCTGCTCGGCGACCGGGTGCTCGAGGTGCCCGCCCGGCTCGCGCCGGCCCTCGAGGGGGTCCGCGCCCGCGCGGAGCTGCGGCCGGCCGACCTGGCCGACCACCTCGACCCGCAGTCGCGGCTGGTGCTCTGCCGCCGCCTCGTCCGGGAAGGGCTGCTCGAGGTCCTCCGGTGA
- the hutI gene encoding imidazolonepropionase, which produces MTSTVITGIGELVTNDPARQEAGGLLGTLERAAVVVEGSRVAWVGPAAAAPAADAQVDVGGRAVVPGFVDSHSHLVFGGDRAGEFAARMAGTPYAAGGIRTTVAATRAATDEQLLSGARRLVDEMLRQGTTTVEVKSGYGLTVRDEARSLAVARLLTEETTYLGAHVVPDGTTPEEYVALVTGPMLAAAVEHARWIDVFCERGAFDADQARAVLRAGAAAGLRGRLHANQLGPGPGVRLAAELGLVAVDHCTHLDDADVAALRDSGTVATLLPGVEFSTRQPYPDARRLLDAGVTVALASDCNPGSSFTSSMPFCVALAVREMGMTPAEAVRAATAGGARALDRDDVGVLVPGRRADLVVLDAPSHVHLAYRPGVPLVAGVWQRGRPVLGAV; this is translated from the coding sequence GTGACGAGCACGGTCATCACCGGCATCGGCGAGCTGGTCACCAACGACCCCGCGCGCCAGGAGGCCGGCGGGCTGCTCGGCACGCTCGAGCGGGCCGCCGTGGTGGTCGAGGGCAGCCGGGTGGCCTGGGTAGGCCCGGCCGCGGCGGCGCCGGCGGCCGACGCGCAGGTCGACGTGGGCGGGCGGGCGGTGGTCCCCGGTTTCGTCGACAGCCACAGCCACCTGGTCTTCGGCGGGGACCGGGCCGGTGAGTTCGCGGCCCGGATGGCCGGCACGCCGTACGCCGCCGGCGGGATCCGGACCACCGTCGCCGCCACCCGCGCCGCCACCGACGAGCAGCTGCTCTCCGGCGCCCGGCGCCTGGTCGACGAGATGCTCCGGCAGGGGACCACGACCGTCGAGGTCAAGAGCGGCTACGGGCTGACCGTCCGCGACGAGGCCCGCAGCCTGGCGGTCGCCCGGCTGCTGACCGAGGAGACGACGTACCTCGGGGCGCACGTCGTCCCCGACGGCACCACGCCCGAGGAGTACGTCGCGCTGGTGACCGGCCCGATGCTCGCCGCCGCGGTCGAGCACGCCCGGTGGATCGACGTGTTCTGCGAGCGGGGCGCCTTCGACGCCGACCAGGCCCGCGCCGTGCTGCGGGCCGGCGCGGCGGCGGGGCTGCGCGGGCGGCTGCACGCCAACCAGCTCGGGCCGGGGCCGGGGGTCCGGCTGGCCGCCGAGCTCGGCCTCGTGGCCGTGGACCACTGCACCCACCTCGACGACGCCGACGTCGCCGCGCTGCGCGACAGCGGCACGGTGGCGACGCTGCTGCCGGGCGTGGAGTTCTCGACCCGGCAGCCCTACCCTGACGCGCGCCGGCTCCTCGACGCCGGCGTCACGGTCGCCCTCGCGAGCGACTGCAACCCGGGGTCGTCGTTCACCAGCTCGATGCCGTTCTGCGTCGCGCTGGCCGTCCGGGAGATGGGGATGACGCCGGCCGAGGCCGTCCGCGCGGCGACCGCCGGGGGCGCCCGCGCGCTGGACCGGGACGACGTCGGCGTGCTCGTCCCCGGCCGCCGGGCCGACCTCGTGGTGCTCGACGCGCCCTCCCACGTGCACCTCGCCTACCGCCCCGGCGTCCCCCTCGTCGCGGGCGTCTGGCAGCGCGGCAGGCCGGTGCTCGGCGCCGTCTGA